One segment of Camelus bactrianus isolate YW-2024 breed Bactrian camel chromosome 27, ASM4877302v1, whole genome shotgun sequence DNA contains the following:
- the TICRR gene encoding treslin isoform X2 has protein sequence MACCHNVMLLLDTAGGAAGQSPVRRAALRLLTYLSCRFGLARVRWAFRFFDSQGARSRPSRVSDFRELGVRSWEDFEEELETRLREGARGAHLPGPAPRATHTHSALMETLLDYQWDRPEITSPTKPILRSSGRRLLDVESEAREAESALGSFVNAVFLLAPCPHSQRELLQFVSGCEVQAQGLPPTPKQVMEKLLPKRVQEVMIARKITLYWVDTTEWSKLWESPDHLGYWTVCELLHHVGGTVLPFETFSQDFTKVGETLLGNERKLSREPHLSSWISALPTDSTLNCLLYNSPEYEASFPRMEGTLFLPVEGKEIQETWTVTLQPLAMHQRHFQKPVRIFLKGTVTQWSLPKSSTLCTDSWMLQSPEENKSTQRIFQQLVNRLTAEELHLVASVDPGEGWPPVTGVISPFSTSATILTVFHTKEAEFQRHFLQTVMTESPQDSTSLFSEVMDGVLNQIHNSLEDSATSAPPIPEWAQQELRRSIPWSAAVLEKWFPCSNLSGASSNLMESFWLLQAASSNKEESSKTESELTRCLSEFYQRKSREESTVSNQEDSKKKRGVPRTPVRQKMNTMCRSLKMLNVARLNVKAQKLHPDGSPDTAGEKGIQKMASGRTDKLENRGRTQRSSKPKDFKTEEELLSYVHENYQKTLATGEIVLYSCAQNMISNIKAFLKSKGTKELEMNCLHQVKNSLLKTSKSLRQNVGKLNKEDKVRECQLQVFIRLEMCLQCPSIHENIDDMEQVVEEVTDLLRMVYLTEDSAYLAKFLEEILGLYIDSIPKTLGNLYNSLGFAIPQKLAAVLPTDFFSDDAMTQESKSPLSVPLTSSAHRSASGGTESDQLEEIRTRSAKKRRKNAIRHKSIAEVSQNLRQIEIPKVSKRATKNENSHPTLQQPPLPVKDTVHEVTKVRRNLFNQEMISPSKRIKRGLPRSHSVSAVEGLEHKLDNFKSTKGYRKLLTKSVAETPVHKQISRRLLHRQIKGRSADPGPDINVVEESPEKGENEVSLRRSPRIKQLSFSRTNSGSFYSVSQPKSRSIQRVHSLQQVKSDQRENSLVQSIRSPKRLLFGAMSEMISPPEKGSAQTKRPSRNALGSEIPTVYQTPEKSSWKSPSSSKATPRRFPHTPPTPLCTPERMRKSPAEMTPAKKVIFKESIKDSSHSWDSPSQPKVTPQRRRSLAEGGTSPLEMIPRTPQRPGSQPPRLLQNSPWPRLMNSNPESTSCPAALVSSASQTRSECLTPVRYSQTPLRGAASGVPREAAFVGTPPNQKGQLLCGPGASQAEELAQKWKDAAIRTPERSGNTTLTCSPPISTENSITSPLCGISRKSPFGKFSRESPSPGELDWKEARQSSSVATSPSCPAPSTPLKASQIAKSDPRPPPPPSKIGKRHRKTTDPERSFLEGQPNSSAAWRVAVTDNPVAVTDTRKNRKEVTLSPERHSYPATGFASDWCTSPPLLIAGDSEYLTLLDEAERHGGDNFSSNTSPVEEGEGSGTLAADEKPSLCNPGIPPSSPSSEPCSPWTPSYDLRCTADRRQRQAAAQLENLQASTWLSEASASPQTYEVELEMQASGLPKLRIKKIDPSPLSEAEPLQREESFLGEESSLRGLGMPRASKSSGKPEATYLSPPCLCPSHSTPGKSGGQTYICQSCTPTRCPSSTPSPFQTDVGVPWTPSPKHSGKTTPDTIKDWPRRKRAVDRSLGSSAGRSEVSTELPGAVSLLELEGKERGLELSITKTAILGDFELEGVCQLPDQSPPRDSVPKAEEAFFWGQSGLGSRKRLLSAKEEAECQAKRVCDKQRVDSEVSRSEERSPGTGVRQLPSVADDEVFVSGATPPPGCAMRSCLSASGLQALTHSPLLFQGKTPSQYKDARDEDVDVFPPTTEDSPFSRAFSRRRPISRTYTRKKLIS, from the exons GATTCTTTGACTCTCAAGGGGCGCGGAGTCGGCCTTCCCGGGTGTCTGATTTCCGCGAGCTGGGGGTCCGCTCCTGGGAGGATTTTGAGGAGGAGCTGGAGACCAGGCTTAGGGAGGGCGCCCGCGGCGCTCACCTGCCGGGCCCGGCACCCAGGGCCACCCACACGCACAGCGCTCTCATGGAGACGCTGCTAGACTATCAGTGGGACCGGCCCGAGATCACATCGCCCACGAAGCCGATTTTGCGCAGCAGCGGGAGAAGACTGTTGGACGTAGAGAGCGAGGCCAGAGAGGCCGAGTCTGCGCTCGGGAGCTTTGTGAACGCCGTCTTCCTCCTGGCCCCTTGTCCGCATTCGCAGAGGGAGCTGCTGCAGTTCGTGTCTGGCTGCGAGGTCCAGGCCCAGGGCCTGCCGCCTACTCCTAAGCAGGTGATGGAGAAGTTGCTGCCCAAGAGAGTCCAGGAAGTCATGATCGCCCGAAAAATCACTTTGTACTGGGTGGATACCACCGAGTGGTCTAAG CTGTGGGAATCCCCAGACCACCTTGGTTACTGGACAGTATGTGAACTGCTCCACCATGTAGGAGGTACTGTCTTGCCATTTGAAACTTTCAGCCAGGATTTTACCAAAGTTGGGGAAACACTTCTTGGTAATGAAAGAAAGCTGTCAAGGGAACCTCACCTCTCTTCATGGATTTCAGCTCTGCCAACTGATTCCACTTTAAACTGTTTGCTCTATAATTCTCCTGAGTATGAAGCCTCATTTCCACGGATGGAAGGAACGTTATTTCTCCCTGTTGAAG ggAAAGAGATTCAAGAAACATGGACAGTTACCCTACAGCCCTTGGCCATGCATCAGAGACATTTTCAGAAACCAGTCAGAATTTTTCTAAAAGGCACAGTAACCCAGTGGTCTCTCCCAAAAAGCAGCACTTTGTGCACTGACAGCTGGATGCTACAAAGTCCGGAGGAGAATAAATCAACTCAAAGGATATTTCAGCAGCTGGTAAATAGGCTGACTGCTGAAGAGTTACATCTG GTTGCCAGTGTGGACCCTGGTGAAGGCTGGCCCCCCGTCACTGGAGTCATTTCCCCCTTCTCTACCAGTGCTACAATTCTCACTGTGTTCCACACCAAGGAGGCTGAATTTCAAAGACATTTTCTCCAAACAGTCATGACAGAGAGCCCCCAAGATTCAACTTCCCTTTTTTCTGAGGTTATGGATGGTGTATTGAATCAGATTCACAATTCACTTGAAGATTCTGCTACATCTG CTCCTCCTATTCCAGAATGGGCCCAGCAGGAGCTGCGCCGCTCCATTCCCTGGAGTGCAGCTGTTCTGGAGAAGTGGTTTCCTTGCTCTAACCTGAGTGGCGCCAGTTCAAATTTGATGGAGTCATTTtg GTTACTACAGGCTGCCTCATCTAATAAGGAAGAGTCTTCCAAAACTGAAAGTGAATTAACACGTTGCCTCTCTGAGTTCTACCAGAGAAAGTCTCGTGAAGAATCCACTGTGTCCAATCAGGAAGACAGCAAAAAGAAAC GAGGTGTCCCTCGTACTCCAGTGAGGCAGAAGATGAATACCATGTGCCGTTCCTTAAAGATGCTGAATGTTGCAAGACTGAATGTAAAGGCTCAGAAGTTACATCCAGATGGCAGTCCAGACACAGCTGGGGAGAAAGGGATCCAAAAGATGGCCAGTGGAAGAACAGATAAATTGGAAAACAGAGGGAGAACACAAAGGAGTTCTAAACCCAAAG aTTTTAAAACTGAGGAGGAGCTACTATCTTACGTACATGAAAATTACCAAAAGACCTTGGCTACAGGAGAAATTGTGTTGTATTCATGTGCTCAGAACATGATCTCAAACATTAAAGCATTCCTAAAATCCAAAGGCACCAAGGAATTAGAA ATGAACTGCCTACATCAAGTGAAAAACAGCCTCTTAAAAACTAGCAAAAGTCTTCGACAGAATGTAGGAAAACTGAATAAGGAAGACAAAGTGAGAGA gtGCCAGCTTCAGGTATTTATTCGTTTGGAGATGTGTCTGCAGTGCCCTTCAATACATGAAAACATAGATGATATGGAGCAAGTAGTGGAGGAG GTGACAGATCTGCTGCGCATGGTGTATTTAACTGAAGACTCAGCATACCTAGCAAAGTTCCTGGAGGAAATTTTGGGATT GTATATTGACTCAATCCCAAAGACACTTGGAAATCTTTACAACAGCCTAGGGTTTGCGATTCCTCAGAAGCTGGCTGCTGTCCTTCCTACAGATTTTTTCAGTGATGACGCCATGACACAGGAGAGCAAATCACCCCTTTCTGTGCCTCTTACATCAAGTGCTCATAGATCAGCATCGGGTGGCACTGAATCTGACCAACTGGAGGAGATTCGTACCAGATCAGCTAAGAAGAGAAG gaaaaatgcaaTAAGACATAAAAGTATTGCAGAGGTTTCACAAAATCTTCGACAAATTGAAATTCCCAAAGTGTCCAAGAGAGCTACAAAAAAC GAGAATTCTCACCCTACTCTTCAGCAGCCTCCACTCCCAGTAAAAGACACAGTACATG aaGTGACCAAAGTTCGAAGAAATCTCTTCAACCAGGAAATGATTTCTCCTTCAAAGAGAATAAAGCGGGGGTTACCTAGAAGCCATTCTGTGTCAGCTGTAGAAGGTCTGGAGCATAAACTTGACAACTTCAAGAGCACCAAAG GTTATCGCAAGCTGCTGACTAAGAGTGTGGCTGAGACTCCAGTACATAAGCAAATCTCCAGAAGATTGCTTCATAGACAAATTAAGGGCAG ATCAGCTGATCCTGGTCCTGATATTAATGTTGTTGAAGAGTCcccagaaaaaggagaaaatg AAGTAAGTTTGAGACGAAGTCCTCGAATCAAGCAGTTGTCATTCAGCAGGACAAATTCTGGTTCCTTCTACTCTGTGTCTCAACCAAAGTCTCGAAGTATCCAAAGAGTTCACTCACTCCAGCAAGTCAAGTCAG ACCAAAGAGAAAATTCCCTAGTCCAAAGTATTCGGTCTCCCAAGAGGCTTCTTTTCGGGGCAATGTCTGAGATGATCAGTCCCCCCGAGAAGGGTTCAGCTCAAACTAAAAGGCCTTCAAGAAACGCATTGGGTTCTGAAATACCTACAGTTTATCAG ACTCCTGAGAAGAGTTCCTGGAAATCTCCGAGCTCTTCCAAAGCTACACCAAGAAGATTCCCTCATACACCGCCAACTCCATTGTGCACCCCTGAGAGGATGCGAAAATCCCCTGCAGAAATGACCCCTGCCAAAAAGGTCATTTTTAAGGAGTCCATAAAAGACTCCTCACACAGCTGGGATTCACCATCTCAACCAAAAGTCACTCCCCAGAGAAGACGCTCCCTGGCAGAAGGGGGCACCTCTCCTCTTGAAATGATACCGAGAACTCCCCAAAGGCCAGGCAGTCAGCCACCTAGGCTTTTGCAGAACTCTCCTTGGCCACGTTTGATGAATTCTAATCCAGAAAGCACCTCCTGCCCAGCAGCCCTGGTTTCGTCAGCTTCCCAGACCAGGAGTGAGTGTCTGACTCCCGTCAGATACTCTCAAACACCTCTGAGGGGAGCAGCCTCGGGGGTGCCAAGAGAAGCTGCCTTCGTGGGCACACCTCCAAACCAGAAAGGCCAGCTCCTCTGTGGCCCCGGAGCTTCTCAGGCAGAGGAGCTGGCGCAGAAGTGGAAGGATGCAGCTATCAGAACCCCAGAGAGATCAGGGAACACAACTCTGACTTGTTCCCCACCGATTTCCACAGAGAATTCTATTACCTCTCCTTTATGTGGTATTTCCAGGAAGAGTCCATTTGGGAAATTTTCTAGAGAGTCTCCTTCCCCTGGAGAACTGGATTGGAAAGAGGCCCGGCAGTCATCCAGCGTAGCCACATCTCCCTCCTGTCCTGCTCCCTCAACTCCCCTCAAAGCCTCACAGATAGCTAAATCCGACCCCCgaccccctccacccccttctAAAATTGGCAAAAGGCACAGAAAGACCACTGATCCTGAAAGAAGCTTCCTGGAGGGCCAGCCTAACAGCTCTGCTGCCTGGAGGGTTGCCGTAACCGACAACCCAGTTGCCGTCACAGACACTAGAAAGAACCGGAAGGAAGTGACCCTCTCTCCTGAAAGACATAGTTACCCTGCGACTGGCTTCGCAAGTGACTGGTGTACATCCCCTCCTCTGCTTATTGCAGGAGACTCGGAGTATCTTACTCTCTTGGATGAAGCTGAGCGCCATGGCGGTGATAACTTCAGTAGTAACACTTCACCAGTGGAAGAAGGTGAGGGGTCAGGGACATTGGCTGCAGATGAGAAGCCTTCTCTGTGCAATCCGGGgattcctccctcttctccttcctctgagcCCTGCTCTCCCTGGACACCCTCCTATGACCTGCGCTGCACCGCAGACAGGAGGCAGCGCCAGGCTGCTGCACAACTGGAGAATCTGCAGGCGTCAACCTGGCTCTCTGAAGCCTCTGCTAGCCCACAGACCTACGAGGTTGAGCTGGAGATGCAAGCTTCGGGCCTTCCCAAGCTTCGAATTAAAAAGATAGACCCCAGCCCTCTGTCAGAAGCTGAGCCCCTGCAAAGGGAGGAGAGCTTTCTGGGAGAGGAGAGTTCCCTCCGTGGTCTCGGCATGCCCAGGGCCAGCAAGTCCTCAGGCAAACCCGAAGCCACCTACCTGTCACCTCCCTGCCTTTGCCCCTCGCACAGCACCCCTGGCAAGAGCGGGGGACAGACCTACATCTGCCAGTCCTGTACCCCAACCCGCTGCCCCTCTAGTACCCCCTCTCCGTTTCAGACAGATGTTGGGGTTCCTTGGACACCATCCCCCAAGCACAGCGGGAAGACAACTCCGGACACAATTAAAGACTGGCCCCGGAGGAAGAGGGCGGTGGACCGCAGCCTCGGTTCCTCTGCCGGGAGGAGCGAGGTCAGCACAGAGCTTCCTGGGGCTGTGTCACTGCTGGAGCTGGAGGGAAAGGAACGAGGCCTTGAACTCAGCATCACCAAGACTGCCATCCTGGGGGATTTTGAGCTCGAGGGAGTGTGTCAGCTGCCAGACCAGTCGCCTCCAAGGGACAGTGTGCCTAAGGCCGAGGAAGCCTTCTTCTGGGGACAGTCTGGTTTGGGATCCAGGAAGAGACTGCTTTCTGCCAAGGAGGAAGCTGAGTGTCAAGCCAAAAGAGTCTGTGACAAGCAGAGAGTAGACTCTGAAGTCAGTAGGAGTGAAGAGAGGTCCCCAGGCACGGGTGTGCGACAGCTCCCCTCTGTGGCAGATGACGAGGTGTTTGTTTCAG GTGCCACCCCGCCTCCCGGCTGTGCCATGCGGAGCTGCCTCTCTGCCAGCGGCCTGCAGGCGCTGACCCACTCTCCGCTGCTTTTTCAGGGGAAAACGCCCTCTCAGTATAAAGACGCCAGAG ATGAGGATGTGGATGTATTTCCTCCCACCACAGAAGACTCTCCTTTCAGCCGAGCATTCTCCAGGAGACGCCCCATCAGCAGAACTTATACACGGAAGAAGCTGATTAGCTAG
- the TICRR gene encoding treslin isoform X3 translates to MACCHNVMLLLDTAGGAAGQSPVRRAALRLLTYLSCRFGLARVRWAFRFFDSQGARSRPSRVSDFRELGVRSWEDFEEELETRLREGARGAHLPGPAPRATHTHSALMETLLDYQWDRPEITSPTKPILRSSGRRLLDVESEAREAESALGSFVNAVFLLAPCPHSQRELLQFVSGCEVQAQGLPPTPKQVMEKLLPKRVQEVMIARKITLYWVDTTEWSKLWESPDHLGYWTVCELLHHVGGTVLPFETFSQDFTKVGETLLGNERKLSREPHLSSWISALPTDSTLNCLLYNSPEYEASFPRMEGTLFLPVEGKEIQETWTVTLQPLAMHQRHFQKPVRIFLKGTVTQWSLPKSSTLCTDSWMLQSPEENKSTQRIFQQLVNRLTAEELHLVASVDPGEGWPPVTGVISPFSTSATILTVFHTKEAEFQRHFLQTVMTESPQDSTSLFSEVMDGVLNQIHNSLEDSATSAPPIPEWAQQELRRSIPWSAAVLEKWFPCSNLSGASSNLMESFWLLQAASSNKEESSKTESELTRCLSEFYQRKSREESTVSNQEDSKKKRGVPRTPVRQKMNTMCRSLKMLNVARLNVKAQKLHPDGSPDTAGEKGIQKMASGRTDKLENRGRTQRSSKPKDFKTEEELLSYVHENYQKTLATGEIVLYSCAQNMISNIKAFLKSKGTKELEMNCLHQVKNSLLKTSKSLRQNVGKLNKEDKVRECQLQVFIRLEMCLQCPSIHENIDDMEQVVEEVTDLLRMVYLTEDSAYLAKFLEEILGLYIDSIPKTLGNLYNSLGFAIPQKLAAVLPTDFFSDDAMTQESKSPLSVPLTSSAHRSASGGTESDQLEEIRTRSAKKRRKNAIRHKSIAEVSQNLRQIEIPKVSKRATKNENSHPTLQQPPLPVKDTVHEVTKVRRNLFNQEMISPSKRIKRGLPRSHSVSAVEGLEHKLDNFKSTKGYRKLLTKSVAETPVHKQISRRLLHRQIKGRSADPGPDINVVEESPEKGENEVSLRRSPRIKQLSFSRTNSGSFYSVSQPKSRSIQRVHSLQQVKSDQRENSLVQSIRSPKRLLFGAMSEMISPPEKGSAQTKRPSRNALGSEIPTVYQTPEKSSWKSPSSSKATPRRFPHTPPTPLCTPERMRKSPAEMTPAKKVIFKESIKDSSHSWDSPSQPKVTPQRRRSLAEGGTSPLEMIPRTPQRPGSQPPRLLQNSPWPRLMNSNPESTSCPAALVSSASQTRSECLTPVRYSQTPLRGAASGVPREAAFVGTPPNQKGQLLCGPGASQAEELAQKWKDAAIRTPERSGNTTLTCSPPISTENSITSPLCGISRKSPFGKFSRESPSPGELDWKEARQSSSVATSPSCPAPSTPLKASQIAKSDPRPPPPPSKIGKRHRKTTDPERSFLEGQPNSSAAWRVAVTDNPVAVTDTRKNRKEVTLSPERHSYPATGFASDWCTSPPLLIAGDSEYLTLLDEAERHGGDNFSSNTSPVEEGEGSGTLAADEKPSLCNPGIPPSSPSSEPCSPWTPSYDLRCTADRRQRQAAAQLENLQASTWLSEASASPQTYEVELEMQASGLPKLRIKKIDPSPLSEAEPLQREESFLGEESSLRGLGMPRASKSSGKPEATYLSPPCLCPSHSTPGKSGGQTYICQSCTPTRCPSSTPSPFQTDVGVPWTPSPKHSGKTTPDTIKDWPRRKRAVDRSLGSSAGRSEVSTELPGAVSLLELEGKERGLELSITKTAILGDFELEGVCQLPDQSPPRDSVPKAEEAFFWGQSGLGSRKRLLSAKEEAECQAKRVCDKQRVDSEVSRSEERSPGTGVRQLPSVADDEVFVSDEDVDVFPPTTEDSPFSRAFSRRRPISRTYTRKKLIS, encoded by the exons GATTCTTTGACTCTCAAGGGGCGCGGAGTCGGCCTTCCCGGGTGTCTGATTTCCGCGAGCTGGGGGTCCGCTCCTGGGAGGATTTTGAGGAGGAGCTGGAGACCAGGCTTAGGGAGGGCGCCCGCGGCGCTCACCTGCCGGGCCCGGCACCCAGGGCCACCCACACGCACAGCGCTCTCATGGAGACGCTGCTAGACTATCAGTGGGACCGGCCCGAGATCACATCGCCCACGAAGCCGATTTTGCGCAGCAGCGGGAGAAGACTGTTGGACGTAGAGAGCGAGGCCAGAGAGGCCGAGTCTGCGCTCGGGAGCTTTGTGAACGCCGTCTTCCTCCTGGCCCCTTGTCCGCATTCGCAGAGGGAGCTGCTGCAGTTCGTGTCTGGCTGCGAGGTCCAGGCCCAGGGCCTGCCGCCTACTCCTAAGCAGGTGATGGAGAAGTTGCTGCCCAAGAGAGTCCAGGAAGTCATGATCGCCCGAAAAATCACTTTGTACTGGGTGGATACCACCGAGTGGTCTAAG CTGTGGGAATCCCCAGACCACCTTGGTTACTGGACAGTATGTGAACTGCTCCACCATGTAGGAGGTACTGTCTTGCCATTTGAAACTTTCAGCCAGGATTTTACCAAAGTTGGGGAAACACTTCTTGGTAATGAAAGAAAGCTGTCAAGGGAACCTCACCTCTCTTCATGGATTTCAGCTCTGCCAACTGATTCCACTTTAAACTGTTTGCTCTATAATTCTCCTGAGTATGAAGCCTCATTTCCACGGATGGAAGGAACGTTATTTCTCCCTGTTGAAG ggAAAGAGATTCAAGAAACATGGACAGTTACCCTACAGCCCTTGGCCATGCATCAGAGACATTTTCAGAAACCAGTCAGAATTTTTCTAAAAGGCACAGTAACCCAGTGGTCTCTCCCAAAAAGCAGCACTTTGTGCACTGACAGCTGGATGCTACAAAGTCCGGAGGAGAATAAATCAACTCAAAGGATATTTCAGCAGCTGGTAAATAGGCTGACTGCTGAAGAGTTACATCTG GTTGCCAGTGTGGACCCTGGTGAAGGCTGGCCCCCCGTCACTGGAGTCATTTCCCCCTTCTCTACCAGTGCTACAATTCTCACTGTGTTCCACACCAAGGAGGCTGAATTTCAAAGACATTTTCTCCAAACAGTCATGACAGAGAGCCCCCAAGATTCAACTTCCCTTTTTTCTGAGGTTATGGATGGTGTATTGAATCAGATTCACAATTCACTTGAAGATTCTGCTACATCTG CTCCTCCTATTCCAGAATGGGCCCAGCAGGAGCTGCGCCGCTCCATTCCCTGGAGTGCAGCTGTTCTGGAGAAGTGGTTTCCTTGCTCTAACCTGAGTGGCGCCAGTTCAAATTTGATGGAGTCATTTtg GTTACTACAGGCTGCCTCATCTAATAAGGAAGAGTCTTCCAAAACTGAAAGTGAATTAACACGTTGCCTCTCTGAGTTCTACCAGAGAAAGTCTCGTGAAGAATCCACTGTGTCCAATCAGGAAGACAGCAAAAAGAAAC GAGGTGTCCCTCGTACTCCAGTGAGGCAGAAGATGAATACCATGTGCCGTTCCTTAAAGATGCTGAATGTTGCAAGACTGAATGTAAAGGCTCAGAAGTTACATCCAGATGGCAGTCCAGACACAGCTGGGGAGAAAGGGATCCAAAAGATGGCCAGTGGAAGAACAGATAAATTGGAAAACAGAGGGAGAACACAAAGGAGTTCTAAACCCAAAG aTTTTAAAACTGAGGAGGAGCTACTATCTTACGTACATGAAAATTACCAAAAGACCTTGGCTACAGGAGAAATTGTGTTGTATTCATGTGCTCAGAACATGATCTCAAACATTAAAGCATTCCTAAAATCCAAAGGCACCAAGGAATTAGAA ATGAACTGCCTACATCAAGTGAAAAACAGCCTCTTAAAAACTAGCAAAAGTCTTCGACAGAATGTAGGAAAACTGAATAAGGAAGACAAAGTGAGAGA gtGCCAGCTTCAGGTATTTATTCGTTTGGAGATGTGTCTGCAGTGCCCTTCAATACATGAAAACATAGATGATATGGAGCAAGTAGTGGAGGAG GTGACAGATCTGCTGCGCATGGTGTATTTAACTGAAGACTCAGCATACCTAGCAAAGTTCCTGGAGGAAATTTTGGGATT GTATATTGACTCAATCCCAAAGACACTTGGAAATCTTTACAACAGCCTAGGGTTTGCGATTCCTCAGAAGCTGGCTGCTGTCCTTCCTACAGATTTTTTCAGTGATGACGCCATGACACAGGAGAGCAAATCACCCCTTTCTGTGCCTCTTACATCAAGTGCTCATAGATCAGCATCGGGTGGCACTGAATCTGACCAACTGGAGGAGATTCGTACCAGATCAGCTAAGAAGAGAAG gaaaaatgcaaTAAGACATAAAAGTATTGCAGAGGTTTCACAAAATCTTCGACAAATTGAAATTCCCAAAGTGTCCAAGAGAGCTACAAAAAAC GAGAATTCTCACCCTACTCTTCAGCAGCCTCCACTCCCAGTAAAAGACACAGTACATG aaGTGACCAAAGTTCGAAGAAATCTCTTCAACCAGGAAATGATTTCTCCTTCAAAGAGAATAAAGCGGGGGTTACCTAGAAGCCATTCTGTGTCAGCTGTAGAAGGTCTGGAGCATAAACTTGACAACTTCAAGAGCACCAAAG GTTATCGCAAGCTGCTGACTAAGAGTGTGGCTGAGACTCCAGTACATAAGCAAATCTCCAGAAGATTGCTTCATAGACAAATTAAGGGCAG ATCAGCTGATCCTGGTCCTGATATTAATGTTGTTGAAGAGTCcccagaaaaaggagaaaatg AAGTAAGTTTGAGACGAAGTCCTCGAATCAAGCAGTTGTCATTCAGCAGGACAAATTCTGGTTCCTTCTACTCTGTGTCTCAACCAAAGTCTCGAAGTATCCAAAGAGTTCACTCACTCCAGCAAGTCAAGTCAG ACCAAAGAGAAAATTCCCTAGTCCAAAGTATTCGGTCTCCCAAGAGGCTTCTTTTCGGGGCAATGTCTGAGATGATCAGTCCCCCCGAGAAGGGTTCAGCTCAAACTAAAAGGCCTTCAAGAAACGCATTGGGTTCTGAAATACCTACAGTTTATCAG ACTCCTGAGAAGAGTTCCTGGAAATCTCCGAGCTCTTCCAAAGCTACACCAAGAAGATTCCCTCATACACCGCCAACTCCATTGTGCACCCCTGAGAGGATGCGAAAATCCCCTGCAGAAATGACCCCTGCCAAAAAGGTCATTTTTAAGGAGTCCATAAAAGACTCCTCACACAGCTGGGATTCACCATCTCAACCAAAAGTCACTCCCCAGAGAAGACGCTCCCTGGCAGAAGGGGGCACCTCTCCTCTTGAAATGATACCGAGAACTCCCCAAAGGCCAGGCAGTCAGCCACCTAGGCTTTTGCAGAACTCTCCTTGGCCACGTTTGATGAATTCTAATCCAGAAAGCACCTCCTGCCCAGCAGCCCTGGTTTCGTCAGCTTCCCAGACCAGGAGTGAGTGTCTGACTCCCGTCAGATACTCTCAAACACCTCTGAGGGGAGCAGCCTCGGGGGTGCCAAGAGAAGCTGCCTTCGTGGGCACACCTCCAAACCAGAAAGGCCAGCTCCTCTGTGGCCCCGGAGCTTCTCAGGCAGAGGAGCTGGCGCAGAAGTGGAAGGATGCAGCTATCAGAACCCCAGAGAGATCAGGGAACACAACTCTGACTTGTTCCCCACCGATTTCCACAGAGAATTCTATTACCTCTCCTTTATGTGGTATTTCCAGGAAGAGTCCATTTGGGAAATTTTCTAGAGAGTCTCCTTCCCCTGGAGAACTGGATTGGAAAGAGGCCCGGCAGTCATCCAGCGTAGCCACATCTCCCTCCTGTCCTGCTCCCTCAACTCCCCTCAAAGCCTCACAGATAGCTAAATCCGACCCCCgaccccctccacccccttctAAAATTGGCAAAAGGCACAGAAAGACCACTGATCCTGAAAGAAGCTTCCTGGAGGGCCAGCCTAACAGCTCTGCTGCCTGGAGGGTTGCCGTAACCGACAACCCAGTTGCCGTCACAGACACTAGAAAGAACCGGAAGGAAGTGACCCTCTCTCCTGAAAGACATAGTTACCCTGCGACTGGCTTCGCAAGTGACTGGTGTACATCCCCTCCTCTGCTTATTGCAGGAGACTCGGAGTATCTTACTCTCTTGGATGAAGCTGAGCGCCATGGCGGTGATAACTTCAGTAGTAACACTTCACCAGTGGAAGAAGGTGAGGGGTCAGGGACATTGGCTGCAGATGAGAAGCCTTCTCTGTGCAATCCGGGgattcctccctcttctccttcctctgagcCCTGCTCTCCCTGGACACCCTCCTATGACCTGCGCTGCACCGCAGACAGGAGGCAGCGCCAGGCTGCTGCACAACTGGAGAATCTGCAGGCGTCAACCTGGCTCTCTGAAGCCTCTGCTAGCCCACAGACCTACGAGGTTGAGCTGGAGATGCAAGCTTCGGGCCTTCCCAAGCTTCGAATTAAAAAGATAGACCCCAGCCCTCTGTCAGAAGCTGAGCCCCTGCAAAGGGAGGAGAGCTTTCTGGGAGAGGAGAGTTCCCTCCGTGGTCTCGGCATGCCCAGGGCCAGCAAGTCCTCAGGCAAACCCGAAGCCACCTACCTGTCACCTCCCTGCCTTTGCCCCTCGCACAGCACCCCTGGCAAGAGCGGGGGACAGACCTACATCTGCCAGTCCTGTACCCCAACCCGCTGCCCCTCTAGTACCCCCTCTCCGTTTCAGACAGATGTTGGGGTTCCTTGGACACCATCCCCCAAGCACAGCGGGAAGACAACTCCGGACACAATTAAAGACTGGCCCCGGAGGAAGAGGGCGGTGGACCGCAGCCTCGGTTCCTCTGCCGGGAGGAGCGAGGTCAGCACAGAGCTTCCTGGGGCTGTGTCACTGCTGGAGCTGGAGGGAAAGGAACGAGGCCTTGAACTCAGCATCACCAAGACTGCCATCCTGGGGGATTTTGAGCTCGAGGGAGTGTGTCAGCTGCCAGACCAGTCGCCTCCAAGGGACAGTGTGCCTAAGGCCGAGGAAGCCTTCTTCTGGGGACAGTCTGGTTTGGGATCCAGGAAGAGACTGCTTTCTGCCAAGGAGGAAGCTGAGTGTCAAGCCAAAAGAGTCTGTGACAAGCAGAGAGTAGACTCTGAAGTCAGTAGGAGTGAAGAGAGGTCCCCAGGCACGGGTGTGCGACAGCTCCCCTCTGTGGCAGATGACGAGGTGTTTGTTTCAG ATGAGGATGTGGATGTATTTCCTCCCACCACAGAAGACTCTCCTTTCAGCCGAGCATTCTCCAGGAGACGCCCCATCAGCAGAACTTATACACGGAAGAAGCTGATTAGCTAG